One region of Wyeomyia smithii strain HCP4-BCI-WySm-NY-G18 chromosome 3, ASM2978416v1, whole genome shotgun sequence genomic DNA includes:
- the LOC129727790 gene encoding cytochrome P450 4C1-like isoform X1, whose amino-acid sequence MWNTVIVYLISTVIALVIYSRWSRRKILAAVANMNGPPLLPLIGNSYILLKFTTTEAIYHHLKNFGNYYRSPVCIHIGPALHIFLYSPEELQVMLNSPYCLSKSRHYRFLRVDRGIFASPAHIWRGQRKSLRVSLGPAIANASADVFNDKSAILANRLELLADGKERDYYHDIAKCTLDVIYYTALGLDFDMQRTQTGDYYLGLQDEFVDIITRRMFSPTLYPEFIYRWTKSYKREQEILRSARQLTYKIMQERNVEEKLKSVEVQENPQEPEVINTKPLNFLDSLLQLSRERQQLTKEDIAQHLDTILFAGSDTTATTMASILLMLAMHPEVQEKVYQEVMETCPDKDQSVSLDDIAKLTYTELVCKETMRLFPVAPIVARVSTHDIKLNDRNTIPANSVIIGAIYQVQRDPTIWGPNAHLFDPDNFLPEKAAKRHPYAYIPFSAGPRNCLGIRYAWVFMKIMIVHIIRRYQLKTSLTMDSINIKYSVLLKMLNGCLISIEKRD is encoded by the exons ATGTGGAACACAGTGATAGTGTATTTAATTTCAACGGTTATCGCACTCGTCATCTATTCGAGATGGTCTCgccggaagattcttgcagccgtggccaacatgaaCGGACCTCCGCTACTGCCATTGATCGGAAACTCCTACATTCTTTTGAAGTTCACCACCACTG AGGCCATCTATCATCATCTTAAAAATTTTGGCAACTATTATCGTTCTCCAGTGTGCATCCACATTGGACCGGCTCTGCACATATTCCTGTACAGTCCCGAAGAGCTACAAGTCATGCTAAATTCGCCATACTGTCTTAGCAAGTCAAGACATTACCGCTTCCTTCGTGTTGACCGAGGTATCTTTGCATCTCCAG CTCATATTTGGAGAGGACAGAGAAAATCTTTAAGAGTTTCGTTGGGACCAGCAATCGCCAATGCCTCAGCGGACGTATTTAACGACAAAAGCGCTATTCTAGCTAACCGCTTAGAACTGTTAGCTGATGGTAAAGAACGCGACTACTATCATGACATCGCGAAATGCACATTGGATGTGATTTACT ATACTGCGCTCGGATTAGACTTCGACATGCAACGAACTCAAACCGGCGATTATTATTTAGGACTTCAGGATGAATTTGTCGACATTATAACACGAAGAATGTTTTCACCAACTCTTTACCCAGAGTTTATTTATCGGTGGACTAAATCGTACAAAAGAGAACAAGAGATTTTGCGTTCAGCTCGACAGCTTACGTATAAAATAATGCAGGAGCGAAATGTCGAAGAAAAACTAAAATCAGTCGAAGTCCAAGAAAATCCTCAGGAACCGGAAGTAATCAACACAAAACCGCTCAATTTTTTGGATTCTCTCTTGCAGCTGAGTCGAGAACGTCAACAACTAACGAAAGAAGATATTGCTCAGCATTTAGACACAATTTTATTCGCTGGAAGTGACACCACCGCAACCACGATGGCTAGCATATTGTTGATGCTGGCTATGCATCCCGAAGTACAAGAAAAAGTTTATCAAGAAGTTATGGAGACCTGTCCGGATAAAGATCAATCTGTGTCACTTGATGACATTGCAAAACTGACGTACACTGAACTAGTATGTAAGGAAACAATGCGATTGTTCCCAGTTGCTCCAATAGTAGCCCGGGTTTCAACTCACGATATAAAACTAAATG ATCGTAACACTATCCCGGCAAACTCTGTGATTATAGGAGCAATCTACCAGGTCCAGAGAGACCCGACAATCTGGGGTCCGAATGCACATCTGTTCGATCCTGATAACTTTCTACCGGAGAAGGCAGCGAAACGCCATCCTTACGCATATATTCCATTCAGTGCCGGCCCCCGAAATTGTTTAGGCATTCGATATGCGTGGGTATTCATGAAAATCATGATCGTACACATAATCCGTAGATACCAGCTCAAAACTTCGCTAACTATGGATTCtattaatattaaatattcaGTTCTTTTAAAAATGCTCAATGGCTGCCTGATTAGTATCGAGAAACGTGATtag
- the LOC129727790 gene encoding cytochrome P450 4C1-like isoform X2, whose translation MLNSPYCLSKSRHYRFLRVDRGIFASPAHIWRGQRKSLRVSLGPAIANASADVFNDKSAILANRLELLADGKERDYYHDIAKCTLDVIYYTALGLDFDMQRTQTGDYYLGLQDEFVDIITRRMFSPTLYPEFIYRWTKSYKREQEILRSARQLTYKIMQERNVEEKLKSVEVQENPQEPEVINTKPLNFLDSLLQLSRERQQLTKEDIAQHLDTILFAGSDTTATTMASILLMLAMHPEVQEKVYQEVMETCPDKDQSVSLDDIAKLTYTELVCKETMRLFPVAPIVARVSTHDIKLNDRNTIPANSVIIGAIYQVQRDPTIWGPNAHLFDPDNFLPEKAAKRHPYAYIPFSAGPRNCLGIRYAWVFMKIMIVHIIRRYQLKTSLTMDSINIKYSVLLKMLNGCLISIEKRD comes from the exons ATGCTAAATTCGCCATACTGTCTTAGCAAGTCAAGACATTACCGCTTCCTTCGTGTTGACCGAGGTATCTTTGCATCTCCAG CTCATATTTGGAGAGGACAGAGAAAATCTTTAAGAGTTTCGTTGGGACCAGCAATCGCCAATGCCTCAGCGGACGTATTTAACGACAAAAGCGCTATTCTAGCTAACCGCTTAGAACTGTTAGCTGATGGTAAAGAACGCGACTACTATCATGACATCGCGAAATGCACATTGGATGTGATTTACT ATACTGCGCTCGGATTAGACTTCGACATGCAACGAACTCAAACCGGCGATTATTATTTAGGACTTCAGGATGAATTTGTCGACATTATAACACGAAGAATGTTTTCACCAACTCTTTACCCAGAGTTTATTTATCGGTGGACTAAATCGTACAAAAGAGAACAAGAGATTTTGCGTTCAGCTCGACAGCTTACGTATAAAATAATGCAGGAGCGAAATGTCGAAGAAAAACTAAAATCAGTCGAAGTCCAAGAAAATCCTCAGGAACCGGAAGTAATCAACACAAAACCGCTCAATTTTTTGGATTCTCTCTTGCAGCTGAGTCGAGAACGTCAACAACTAACGAAAGAAGATATTGCTCAGCATTTAGACACAATTTTATTCGCTGGAAGTGACACCACCGCAACCACGATGGCTAGCATATTGTTGATGCTGGCTATGCATCCCGAAGTACAAGAAAAAGTTTATCAAGAAGTTATGGAGACCTGTCCGGATAAAGATCAATCTGTGTCACTTGATGACATTGCAAAACTGACGTACACTGAACTAGTATGTAAGGAAACAATGCGATTGTTCCCAGTTGCTCCAATAGTAGCCCGGGTTTCAACTCACGATATAAAACTAAATG ATCGTAACACTATCCCGGCAAACTCTGTGATTATAGGAGCAATCTACCAGGTCCAGAGAGACCCGACAATCTGGGGTCCGAATGCACATCTGTTCGATCCTGATAACTTTCTACCGGAGAAGGCAGCGAAACGCCATCCTTACGCATATATTCCATTCAGTGCCGGCCCCCGAAATTGTTTAGGCATTCGATATGCGTGGGTATTCATGAAAATCATGATCGTACACATAATCCGTAGATACCAGCTCAAAACTTCGCTAACTATGGATTCtattaatattaaatattcaGTTCTTTTAAAAATGCTCAATGGCTGCCTGATTAGTATCGAGAAACGTGATtag